The following coding sequences are from one Haloplasma contractile SSD-17B window:
- a CDS encoding DUF554 domain-containing protein, with amino-acid sequence MIGIGTLVNAVVIIIGSLVGLLFQRGLKERYKEIIMQAIALAVMVLGLKGVLEGLMNTEDGAMLETLIIMIGSLAIGSLLGEWANIDLRLNKMANYIEKKIGKVGNFAEGFVKASLVYCVGAMAIVGALEDGLQQNPSILITKSVLDGITAIIFTSTLGIGVLFSFIPVLIYQGSITLLAGILEDFLTYTVIEQMSIVGNILIFAIGITLLEIKSIKLSNMLPAIFMPFIYYLIKLLIF; translated from the coding sequence ATGATTGGTATTGGAACATTAGTAAATGCAGTGGTTATTATAATAGGGAGTCTAGTCGGCTTACTGTTTCAAAGGGGACTAAAAGAACGGTATAAAGAAATCATCATGCAGGCAATTGCCTTAGCGGTAATGGTATTAGGTTTAAAAGGCGTACTTGAGGGATTAATGAATACAGAAGATGGAGCTATGCTTGAGACATTGATTATAATGATCGGAAGTCTTGCAATCGGGAGTTTACTAGGTGAATGGGCGAATATAGACTTGAGATTAAATAAAATGGCAAATTATATTGAGAAAAAAATAGGTAAGGTTGGCAACTTTGCTGAAGGATTTGTAAAGGCAAGTTTAGTTTATTGCGTAGGTGCAATGGCAATAGTTGGTGCTTTAGAGGATGGCTTACAACAAAATCCTAGTATATTGATTACAAAATCAGTCTTAGATGGTATTACTGCAATCATTTTTACATCAACACTTGGAATTGGTGTTCTGTTCTCGTTTATACCTGTACTTATTTACCAGGGGTCAATTACGCTCTTAGCAGGAATATTAGAAGATTTTTTGACTTATACAGTGATTGAGCAGATGTCAATCGTAGGAAACATCCTTATTTTTGCAATTGGGATTACGTTACTAGAGATCAAATCGATTAAACTTAGTAATATGCTACCGGCCATCTTTATGCCGTTCATTTATTACTTGATCAAACTGTTAATTTTTTAA
- a CDS encoding DUF2975 domain-containing protein, translated as MGKEFSTEQFKKLISFAAGLTKVMFFGTIIFGSLFIMAGIVVLILDRDWFTVTEAMMGSLTFDFNSAVEINASELIDQDINLKSVVLATCFSIPVIFGLVAVILHYLSRILSSLKDNTPFTNENVKSLKVIAWSIIISSVLVPAVETFIFTMIIHSTGIEQLDSVFSIDLTALFVGFLLLILSHIFNYGTYLQKEYDQTL; from the coding sequence ATGGGAAAAGAGTTTTCTACAGAACAATTTAAAAAACTTATTTCGTTTGCAGCGGGACTTACCAAGGTAATGTTTTTTGGAACTATAATTTTTGGGTCGTTGTTTATCATGGCAGGTATTGTGGTTCTAATTTTAGACAGGGATTGGTTTACAGTAACTGAAGCGATGATGGGATCACTAACATTTGATTTTAACTCAGCAGTTGAAATTAATGCGAGTGAATTAATTGATCAGGATATTAATCTTAAATCAGTTGTGTTAGCGACCTGTTTTTCAATACCAGTTATTTTTGGATTAGTTGCGGTAATCCTTCATTATCTAAGTCGAATCTTATCATCACTAAAAGATAACACGCCGTTCACAAACGAGAATGTAAAGAGTCTTAAAGTGATTGCATGGTCAATCATCATCAGTTCTGTTCTAGTTCCTGCGGTTGAGACATTTATATTTACAATGATTATTCACTCAACTGGTATTGAACAACTTGATTCCGTATTTAGCATAGATTTAACGGCATTATTTGTTGGGTTCTTGTTACTAATATTATCCCATATCTTTAATTATGGGACCTATCTTCAAAAAGAATACGATCAAACATTGTAG
- a CDS encoding helix-turn-helix domain-containing protein: protein MDIIVRLDRVLADRKMQLKELAEKVEISVVNLSNLKTGKVKAIRFSTLAAICDVLDCQPGDLLEYEKND from the coding sequence ATGGATATAATTGTACGACTAGATCGTGTATTGGCAGACCGTAAAATGCAACTTAAAGAATTAGCTGAGAAAGTGGAAATCAGCGTAGTAAATTTATCGAATTTAAAAACCGGAAAGGTAAAAGCGATACGATTTTCAACACTCGCAGCAATTTGTGATGTACTAGACTGTCAACCGGGTGATCTACTTGAATATGAAAAGAATGATTAG